A genomic segment from Bombus affinis isolate iyBomAffi1 chromosome 13, iyBomAffi1.2, whole genome shotgun sequence encodes:
- the LOC126923743 gene encoding inward rectifier potassium channel 16-like isoform X3 has translation MDGSTLKTLSPSSSGSGKIHLGEGMALSGLRRALSQVSMLVVKATTSGEAAWREELQNMHEAPSRLTVFPTKSYDNTVYRQTRFSSRRIRKRVVFKHGDCNVVQGNVAKRRRRYLQDIFTTLVDAQWRWTLLVFSMNFLLSWLGFALIWWLIAYSHGDLDLENQNNPNITFTPCIREIRGFTSSFLFSIETQHTIGYGSKHPTDECPEAVFVICIQSMTGVILQAFMVGIVFAKLSRPKKRTQTLLFSRNAVICQRDGQPCLMFRVGDMRKSHIIEAHVRAQMIKRKVTREGELLPFFQTELKVGGDGEEDKIFFIWPTTIVHKIDEKSPLYHISASDMLRERFEIIVMLEGVIESTGMTTQARSSYLPSEILWGHRFEHIITFKKETGEYEVNYSLFNNTYEVDTPLCSAADLDKLRTMQRSKGGISERASNSGFAHYRDASSSSLTTGSGSSLASSTGGLHMNVPMTLTPIPVMITGPDGSLRRESMQSAQTDLKQSIFYTHNEFLDGDPHVLNHYSHEELRNQEDYDRVLEDINATLRKNRAPSKEDRRIHREPSKCTLDSRKSESRDTIKRSSSRTTMDQIPVTSSLSKSPSRQHLDPRHTKFAESSEAYREPSPHPLTSSRSSLGENHKGPQKKTSFILGDVEHHVIDMEPMKEFPARNALEGDSSKTNHLPRHAVFYQEQV, from the exons ATGGATGGATCGACGTTAAAAACACTTTCACCGAGTTCCTCGGGATCCGGAAAGATCCACTTGGGCGAGGGAATGGCGTTATCCGGCCTACGGAGAGCGTTGTCTCAAGTGTCGATGCTGGTCGTTAAGGCGACCACGTCAGGGGAAGCTGCTTGGAGGGAAGAATTGCAGAA TATGCACGAAGCACCTTCGAGATTGACTGTATTTCCAACAAAGAGTTACGACAACACCGT ATACCGGCAAACAAGATTCAGCTCGCGACGGATACGCAAAAGAGTGGTTTTCAAGCACGGCGATTGCAATGTCGTACAAGGAAATGTGGCCAAGAGACGGCGCCGTTACCTTCAG GATATTTTCACGACGCTGGTGGACGCACAATGGCGTTGGACTCTGTTGGTGTTCTCCATGAACTTCCTTCTGTCATGGCTCGGATTCGCCCTGATATGGTGGCTGATAGCGTACAGCCACGGCGACCTCGACCTAGAAAATCAAAACAATCCAAACATAACGTTCACACCGTGCATCAGGGAGATTCGTGGATTCACCAGCTCCTTCCTATTTTCCATCGAGACGCAGCACACGATCGG GTACGGGTCGAAACATCCAACAGACGAGTGTCCAGAGGCAGTGTTCGTGATATGCATCCAGTCAATGACAGGTGTGATCCTTCAGGCCTTCATGGTCGGCATAGTTTTCGCGAAACTGTCCCGGCCAAAGAAGAGAACGCAGACGTTGCTGTTTTCAAGGAACGCTGTGATCTGTCAGAGGGATGGACAACCCTGTTTGATGTTCCGTGTCGGTGACATGAGGAAGAGTCACATCATCGAGGCTCACGTCAGAGCCCAGATGATCAAAAGGAAG GTTACCAGAGAAGGAGAACTGCTGCCGTTCTTCCAAACAGAATTGAAAGTGGGCGGCGATGGCGAGGAGGACAAGATATTCTTTATTTGGCCAACGACGATCGTTCACAAGATCGACGAAAAGTCGCCTCTTTATCATATATCAGCCAGCGATATGCTCAGGGAACGATTCGAGATTATCGTCATGTTAGAAG GTGTCATCGAATCAACTGGCATGACCACTCAAGCCAGAAGCTCGTACCTGCCGTCTGAAATTTTATGGGGACACAGATTTGAACACATAATCACGTTCAAAAAGGAGACTGGGGAATACGAAGTGAACTATTCATTGTTCAACAATACGTACGAGGTTGACACGCCATTATGTTCAGCGGCTGATTTGGACAAACTTAGGACGATGCAACGATCGAAAGGAG GTATTTCAGAACGTGCGAGCAACAGCGGATTCGCTCATTATCGCGATGCGTCGAGCAGTTCTTTGACCACCGGATCCGGTTCCAGCCTAGCGTCGTCAACAGGCGGATTGCACATGAACGTGCCGATGACGCTCACTCCGATTCCAGTTATGATCACCGGCCCTGACGGTTCTCTTAGACGCGAGAGCATGCAAAGCGCGCAAACTGACTTGAAGCAGTCCATATTTTACACGCACAACGAG TTCCTGGACGGTGATCCGCACGTTTTAAATCATTATTCCCACGAGGAACTAAGAAACCAAGAGGATTATGATCGTGTATTGGAAGACATAAACGCGACCTTAAGGAAAAATCGGGCACCGAGTAAGGAAGACAGAAGAATACACAGAGAACCGTCCAAGTGTACCTTAGACTCTAGGAAGAGCGAGTCGAGAGACACGATAAAGAGATCCAGTTCTAGGACAACGATGGATCAAATTCCAGTTACCAGCTCCCTATCGAAGTCACCATCGCGACAGCATTTAGATCCCAG ACATACCAAGTTCGCGGAATCCTCGGAAGCGTATCGCGAACCTTCGCCTCATCCTCTCACCTCCTCGAGGTCCAGCCTGGGAGAGAATCACAAGGGCCCGCAGAAAAAAACCAGCTTCATCTTAGGCGACGTCGAACACCACGTAATAGATATGGAGCCTATGAAGGAGTTTCCCGCTCGTAACGCGTTGGAGGGCGATTCATCCAAAACGAATCATCTTCCTAGGCACGCTGTTTTCTATCAGGAACAAGTGTAG
- the LOC126923750 gene encoding uncharacterized protein LOC126923750, whose translation MVAVVIELYLQGRILTGMNLARPFRSIARNQKCNCQQIYSIFKKYINGTPSVLSSEEKEKNEDNSVSPIDDLTEPTNCCMSGCANCVWIQYAEKLSAVLEKSEVDVQKLIIDKVQDPNMKAFLSMELRFRNITKD comes from the exons ATGGTTGCAGTGGTCATCGAG TTATATCTACAAGGTAGAATCTTAACAGGAATGAACCTAGCTCGACCTTTTCGATCAATTGCCAGAAACCAAAAATGTAATTGTCAACAAATATATTCCATATTCAAAAAATATATCAATGGAACACCATCAGTGTTATCAtctgaagaaaaagaaaagaacgaagaTAATAGTGTCTCGCCGATAGACGACTTGACAGAACCCACAAATTGTTGTATGTCCGGATGCGCAAATTGCGTATGGATTCAATACGCAGAAAAATTAAGCGCGGTACTTGAAAAAAGCGAAGTGGACGTGCAAAAATTAATCATCGATAAAGTACAAGATCCTAACATGAAAGCGTTTCTCTCCATGGAACTCAGATTTAGAAATATCACTAAAGACTAA
- the LOC126923743 gene encoding inward rectifier potassium channel 16-like isoform X1, with protein MLMTEKGSLTKEGTNEESDEHTIATDNNTVPLDELLVNSTVPTTAVAIKVCDDSADEAGRGNNEKQKRGILSNFQRRTFSRISFKGETGPLLSRYRQTRFSSRRIRKRVVFKHGDCNVVQGNVAKRRRRYLQDIFTTLVDAQWRWTLLVFSMNFLLSWLGFALIWWLIAYSHGDLDLENQNNPNITFTPCIREIRGFTSSFLFSIETQHTIGYGSKHPTDECPEAVFVICIQSMTGVILQAFMVGIVFAKLSRPKKRTQTLLFSRNAVICQRDGQPCLMFRVGDMRKSHIIEAHVRAQMIKRKVTREGELLPFFQTELKVGGDGEEDKIFFIWPTTIVHKIDEKSPLYHISASDMLRERFEIIVMLEGVIESTGMTTQARSSYLPSEILWGHRFEHIITFKKETGEYEVNYSLFNNTYEVDTPLCSAADLDKLRTMQRSKGGISERASNSGFAHYRDASSSSLTTGSGSSLASSTGGLHMNVPMTLTPIPVMITGPDGSLRRESMQSAQTDLKQSIFYTHNEFLDGDPHVLNHYSHEELRNQEDYDRVLEDINATLRKNRAPSKEDRRIHREPSKCTLDSRKSESRDTIKRSSSRTTMDQIPVTSSLSKSPSRQHLDPRHTKFAESSEAYREPSPHPLTSSRSSLGENHKGPQKKTSFILGDVEHHVIDMEPMKEFPARNALEGDSSKTNHLPRHAVFYQEQV; from the exons ATGCTCATGACTGAAAAGGGTTCTCTGACGAAAGAAGGAACCAACGAGGAATCGGACGAGCATACGATCGCCACCGACAACAACACAGTGCCACTGGACGAGTTATTGGTGAACTCGACGGTTCCTACGACCGCGGTTGCAATAAAAGTGTGCGATGACTCCGCGGACGAGGCTGGAAGAGGCAACAACGAGAAGCAGAAACGCGGCATTCTCAGCAACTTTCAGAGAAGGACATTCAGCAGGATCAGCTTCAAGGGAGAGACCGGCCCTTTACTGAGCAG ATACCGGCAAACAAGATTCAGCTCGCGACGGATACGCAAAAGAGTGGTTTTCAAGCACGGCGATTGCAATGTCGTACAAGGAAATGTGGCCAAGAGACGGCGCCGTTACCTTCAG GATATTTTCACGACGCTGGTGGACGCACAATGGCGTTGGACTCTGTTGGTGTTCTCCATGAACTTCCTTCTGTCATGGCTCGGATTCGCCCTGATATGGTGGCTGATAGCGTACAGCCACGGCGACCTCGACCTAGAAAATCAAAACAATCCAAACATAACGTTCACACCGTGCATCAGGGAGATTCGTGGATTCACCAGCTCCTTCCTATTTTCCATCGAGACGCAGCACACGATCGG GTACGGGTCGAAACATCCAACAGACGAGTGTCCAGAGGCAGTGTTCGTGATATGCATCCAGTCAATGACAGGTGTGATCCTTCAGGCCTTCATGGTCGGCATAGTTTTCGCGAAACTGTCCCGGCCAAAGAAGAGAACGCAGACGTTGCTGTTTTCAAGGAACGCTGTGATCTGTCAGAGGGATGGACAACCCTGTTTGATGTTCCGTGTCGGTGACATGAGGAAGAGTCACATCATCGAGGCTCACGTCAGAGCCCAGATGATCAAAAGGAAG GTTACCAGAGAAGGAGAACTGCTGCCGTTCTTCCAAACAGAATTGAAAGTGGGCGGCGATGGCGAGGAGGACAAGATATTCTTTATTTGGCCAACGACGATCGTTCACAAGATCGACGAAAAGTCGCCTCTTTATCATATATCAGCCAGCGATATGCTCAGGGAACGATTCGAGATTATCGTCATGTTAGAAG GTGTCATCGAATCAACTGGCATGACCACTCAAGCCAGAAGCTCGTACCTGCCGTCTGAAATTTTATGGGGACACAGATTTGAACACATAATCACGTTCAAAAAGGAGACTGGGGAATACGAAGTGAACTATTCATTGTTCAACAATACGTACGAGGTTGACACGCCATTATGTTCAGCGGCTGATTTGGACAAACTTAGGACGATGCAACGATCGAAAGGAG GTATTTCAGAACGTGCGAGCAACAGCGGATTCGCTCATTATCGCGATGCGTCGAGCAGTTCTTTGACCACCGGATCCGGTTCCAGCCTAGCGTCGTCAACAGGCGGATTGCACATGAACGTGCCGATGACGCTCACTCCGATTCCAGTTATGATCACCGGCCCTGACGGTTCTCTTAGACGCGAGAGCATGCAAAGCGCGCAAACTGACTTGAAGCAGTCCATATTTTACACGCACAACGAG TTCCTGGACGGTGATCCGCACGTTTTAAATCATTATTCCCACGAGGAACTAAGAAACCAAGAGGATTATGATCGTGTATTGGAAGACATAAACGCGACCTTAAGGAAAAATCGGGCACCGAGTAAGGAAGACAGAAGAATACACAGAGAACCGTCCAAGTGTACCTTAGACTCTAGGAAGAGCGAGTCGAGAGACACGATAAAGAGATCCAGTTCTAGGACAACGATGGATCAAATTCCAGTTACCAGCTCCCTATCGAAGTCACCATCGCGACAGCATTTAGATCCCAG ACATACCAAGTTCGCGGAATCCTCGGAAGCGTATCGCGAACCTTCGCCTCATCCTCTCACCTCCTCGAGGTCCAGCCTGGGAGAGAATCACAAGGGCCCGCAGAAAAAAACCAGCTTCATCTTAGGCGACGTCGAACACCACGTAATAGATATGGAGCCTATGAAGGAGTTTCCCGCTCGTAACGCGTTGGAGGGCGATTCATCCAAAACGAATCATCTTCCTAGGCACGCTGTTTTCTATCAGGAACAAGTGTAG
- the LOC126923743 gene encoding ATP-sensitive inward rectifier potassium channel 12-like isoform X2, with translation MDGSTLKTLSPSSSGSGKIHLGEGMALSGLRRALSQVSMLVVKATTSGEAAWREELQKYVASTARFITMHEAPSRLTVFPTKSYDNTVYRQTRFSSRRIRKRVVFKHGDCNVVQGNVAKRRRRYLQDIFTTLVDAQWRWTLLVFSMNFLLSWLGFALIWWLIAYSHGDLDLENQNNPNITFTPCIREIRGFTSSFLFSIETQHTIGYGSKHPTDECPEAVFVICIQSMTGVILQAFMVGIVFAKLSRPKKRTQTLLFSRNAVICQRDGQPCLMFRVGDMRKSHIIEAHVRAQMIKRKVTREGELLPFFQTELKVGGDGEEDKIFFIWPTTIVHKIDEKSPLYHISASDMLRERFEIIVMLEGVIESTGMTTQARSSYLPSEILWGHRFEHIITFKKETGEYEVNYSLFNNTYEVDTPLCSAADLDKLRTMQRSKGGISERASNSGFAHYRDASSSSLTTGSGSSLASSTGGLHMNVPMTLTPIPVMITGPDGSLRRESMQSAQTDLKQSIFYTHNEFLDGDPHVLNHYSHEELRNQEDYDRVLEDINATLRKNRAPSKEDRRIHREPSKCTLDSRKSESRDTIKRSSSRTTMDQIPVTSSLSKSPSRQHLDPRHTKFAESSEAYREPSPHPLTSSRSSLGENHKGPQKKTSFILGDVEHHVIDMEPMKEFPARNALEGDSSKTNHLPRHAVFYQEQV, from the exons ATGGATGGATCGACGTTAAAAACACTTTCACCGAGTTCCTCGGGATCCGGAAAGATCCACTTGGGCGAGGGAATGGCGTTATCCGGCCTACGGAGAGCGTTGTCTCAAGTGTCGATGCTGGTCGTTAAGGCGACCACGTCAGGGGAAGCTGCTTGGAGGGAAGAATTGCAGAAGTATGTCGCTTCTACTGCACGTTTTATTAC TATGCACGAAGCACCTTCGAGATTGACTGTATTTCCAACAAAGAGTTACGACAACACCGT ATACCGGCAAACAAGATTCAGCTCGCGACGGATACGCAAAAGAGTGGTTTTCAAGCACGGCGATTGCAATGTCGTACAAGGAAATGTGGCCAAGAGACGGCGCCGTTACCTTCAG GATATTTTCACGACGCTGGTGGACGCACAATGGCGTTGGACTCTGTTGGTGTTCTCCATGAACTTCCTTCTGTCATGGCTCGGATTCGCCCTGATATGGTGGCTGATAGCGTACAGCCACGGCGACCTCGACCTAGAAAATCAAAACAATCCAAACATAACGTTCACACCGTGCATCAGGGAGATTCGTGGATTCACCAGCTCCTTCCTATTTTCCATCGAGACGCAGCACACGATCGG GTACGGGTCGAAACATCCAACAGACGAGTGTCCAGAGGCAGTGTTCGTGATATGCATCCAGTCAATGACAGGTGTGATCCTTCAGGCCTTCATGGTCGGCATAGTTTTCGCGAAACTGTCCCGGCCAAAGAAGAGAACGCAGACGTTGCTGTTTTCAAGGAACGCTGTGATCTGTCAGAGGGATGGACAACCCTGTTTGATGTTCCGTGTCGGTGACATGAGGAAGAGTCACATCATCGAGGCTCACGTCAGAGCCCAGATGATCAAAAGGAAG GTTACCAGAGAAGGAGAACTGCTGCCGTTCTTCCAAACAGAATTGAAAGTGGGCGGCGATGGCGAGGAGGACAAGATATTCTTTATTTGGCCAACGACGATCGTTCACAAGATCGACGAAAAGTCGCCTCTTTATCATATATCAGCCAGCGATATGCTCAGGGAACGATTCGAGATTATCGTCATGTTAGAAG GTGTCATCGAATCAACTGGCATGACCACTCAAGCCAGAAGCTCGTACCTGCCGTCTGAAATTTTATGGGGACACAGATTTGAACACATAATCACGTTCAAAAAGGAGACTGGGGAATACGAAGTGAACTATTCATTGTTCAACAATACGTACGAGGTTGACACGCCATTATGTTCAGCGGCTGATTTGGACAAACTTAGGACGATGCAACGATCGAAAGGAG GTATTTCAGAACGTGCGAGCAACAGCGGATTCGCTCATTATCGCGATGCGTCGAGCAGTTCTTTGACCACCGGATCCGGTTCCAGCCTAGCGTCGTCAACAGGCGGATTGCACATGAACGTGCCGATGACGCTCACTCCGATTCCAGTTATGATCACCGGCCCTGACGGTTCTCTTAGACGCGAGAGCATGCAAAGCGCGCAAACTGACTTGAAGCAGTCCATATTTTACACGCACAACGAG TTCCTGGACGGTGATCCGCACGTTTTAAATCATTATTCCCACGAGGAACTAAGAAACCAAGAGGATTATGATCGTGTATTGGAAGACATAAACGCGACCTTAAGGAAAAATCGGGCACCGAGTAAGGAAGACAGAAGAATACACAGAGAACCGTCCAAGTGTACCTTAGACTCTAGGAAGAGCGAGTCGAGAGACACGATAAAGAGATCCAGTTCTAGGACAACGATGGATCAAATTCCAGTTACCAGCTCCCTATCGAAGTCACCATCGCGACAGCATTTAGATCCCAG ACATACCAAGTTCGCGGAATCCTCGGAAGCGTATCGCGAACCTTCGCCTCATCCTCTCACCTCCTCGAGGTCCAGCCTGGGAGAGAATCACAAGGGCCCGCAGAAAAAAACCAGCTTCATCTTAGGCGACGTCGAACACCACGTAATAGATATGGAGCCTATGAAGGAGTTTCCCGCTCGTAACGCGTTGGAGGGCGATTCATCCAAAACGAATCATCTTCCTAGGCACGCTGTTTTCTATCAGGAACAAGTGTAG
- the LOC126923743 gene encoding inward rectifier potassium channel 4-like isoform X5: MDGSTLKTLSPSSSGSGKIHLGEGMALSGLRRALSQVSMLVVKATTSGEAAWREELQKYRQTRFSSRRIRKRVVFKHGDCNVVQGNVAKRRRRYLQDIFTTLVDAQWRWTLLVFSMNFLLSWLGFALIWWLIAYSHGDLDLENQNNPNITFTPCIREIRGFTSSFLFSIETQHTIGYGSKHPTDECPEAVFVICIQSMTGVILQAFMVGIVFAKLSRPKKRTQTLLFSRNAVICQRDGQPCLMFRVGDMRKSHIIEAHVRAQMIKRKVTREGELLPFFQTELKVGGDGEEDKIFFIWPTTIVHKIDEKSPLYHISASDMLRERFEIIVMLEGVIESTGMTTQARSSYLPSEILWGHRFEHIITFKKETGEYEVNYSLFNNTYEVDTPLCSAADLDKLRTMQRSKGGISERASNSGFAHYRDASSSSLTTGSGSSLASSTGGLHMNVPMTLTPIPVMITGPDGSLRRESMQSAQTDLKQSIFYTHNEFLDGDPHVLNHYSHEELRNQEDYDRVLEDINATLRKNRAPSKEDRRIHREPSKCTLDSRKSESRDTIKRSSSRTTMDQIPVTSSLSKSPSRQHLDPRHTKFAESSEAYREPSPHPLTSSRSSLGENHKGPQKKTSFILGDVEHHVIDMEPMKEFPARNALEGDSSKTNHLPRHAVFYQEQV; this comes from the exons ATGGATGGATCGACGTTAAAAACACTTTCACCGAGTTCCTCGGGATCCGGAAAGATCCACTTGGGCGAGGGAATGGCGTTATCCGGCCTACGGAGAGCGTTGTCTCAAGTGTCGATGCTGGTCGTTAAGGCGACCACGTCAGGGGAAGCTGCTTGGAGGGAAGAATTGCAGAA ATACCGGCAAACAAGATTCAGCTCGCGACGGATACGCAAAAGAGTGGTTTTCAAGCACGGCGATTGCAATGTCGTACAAGGAAATGTGGCCAAGAGACGGCGCCGTTACCTTCAG GATATTTTCACGACGCTGGTGGACGCACAATGGCGTTGGACTCTGTTGGTGTTCTCCATGAACTTCCTTCTGTCATGGCTCGGATTCGCCCTGATATGGTGGCTGATAGCGTACAGCCACGGCGACCTCGACCTAGAAAATCAAAACAATCCAAACATAACGTTCACACCGTGCATCAGGGAGATTCGTGGATTCACCAGCTCCTTCCTATTTTCCATCGAGACGCAGCACACGATCGG GTACGGGTCGAAACATCCAACAGACGAGTGTCCAGAGGCAGTGTTCGTGATATGCATCCAGTCAATGACAGGTGTGATCCTTCAGGCCTTCATGGTCGGCATAGTTTTCGCGAAACTGTCCCGGCCAAAGAAGAGAACGCAGACGTTGCTGTTTTCAAGGAACGCTGTGATCTGTCAGAGGGATGGACAACCCTGTTTGATGTTCCGTGTCGGTGACATGAGGAAGAGTCACATCATCGAGGCTCACGTCAGAGCCCAGATGATCAAAAGGAAG GTTACCAGAGAAGGAGAACTGCTGCCGTTCTTCCAAACAGAATTGAAAGTGGGCGGCGATGGCGAGGAGGACAAGATATTCTTTATTTGGCCAACGACGATCGTTCACAAGATCGACGAAAAGTCGCCTCTTTATCATATATCAGCCAGCGATATGCTCAGGGAACGATTCGAGATTATCGTCATGTTAGAAG GTGTCATCGAATCAACTGGCATGACCACTCAAGCCAGAAGCTCGTACCTGCCGTCTGAAATTTTATGGGGACACAGATTTGAACACATAATCACGTTCAAAAAGGAGACTGGGGAATACGAAGTGAACTATTCATTGTTCAACAATACGTACGAGGTTGACACGCCATTATGTTCAGCGGCTGATTTGGACAAACTTAGGACGATGCAACGATCGAAAGGAG GTATTTCAGAACGTGCGAGCAACAGCGGATTCGCTCATTATCGCGATGCGTCGAGCAGTTCTTTGACCACCGGATCCGGTTCCAGCCTAGCGTCGTCAACAGGCGGATTGCACATGAACGTGCCGATGACGCTCACTCCGATTCCAGTTATGATCACCGGCCCTGACGGTTCTCTTAGACGCGAGAGCATGCAAAGCGCGCAAACTGACTTGAAGCAGTCCATATTTTACACGCACAACGAG TTCCTGGACGGTGATCCGCACGTTTTAAATCATTATTCCCACGAGGAACTAAGAAACCAAGAGGATTATGATCGTGTATTGGAAGACATAAACGCGACCTTAAGGAAAAATCGGGCACCGAGTAAGGAAGACAGAAGAATACACAGAGAACCGTCCAAGTGTACCTTAGACTCTAGGAAGAGCGAGTCGAGAGACACGATAAAGAGATCCAGTTCTAGGACAACGATGGATCAAATTCCAGTTACCAGCTCCCTATCGAAGTCACCATCGCGACAGCATTTAGATCCCAG ACATACCAAGTTCGCGGAATCCTCGGAAGCGTATCGCGAACCTTCGCCTCATCCTCTCACCTCCTCGAGGTCCAGCCTGGGAGAGAATCACAAGGGCCCGCAGAAAAAAACCAGCTTCATCTTAGGCGACGTCGAACACCACGTAATAGATATGGAGCCTATGAAGGAGTTTCCCGCTCGTAACGCGTTGGAGGGCGATTCATCCAAAACGAATCATCTTCCTAGGCACGCTGTTTTCTATCAGGAACAAGTGTAG
- the LOC126923743 gene encoding inward rectifier potassium channel irk-1-like isoform X4, which produces MDGSTLKTLSPSSSGSGKIHLGEGMALSGLRRALSQVSMLVVKATTSGEAAWREELQKYVASTARFITYRQTRFSSRRIRKRVVFKHGDCNVVQGNVAKRRRRYLQDIFTTLVDAQWRWTLLVFSMNFLLSWLGFALIWWLIAYSHGDLDLENQNNPNITFTPCIREIRGFTSSFLFSIETQHTIGYGSKHPTDECPEAVFVICIQSMTGVILQAFMVGIVFAKLSRPKKRTQTLLFSRNAVICQRDGQPCLMFRVGDMRKSHIIEAHVRAQMIKRKVTREGELLPFFQTELKVGGDGEEDKIFFIWPTTIVHKIDEKSPLYHISASDMLRERFEIIVMLEGVIESTGMTTQARSSYLPSEILWGHRFEHIITFKKETGEYEVNYSLFNNTYEVDTPLCSAADLDKLRTMQRSKGGISERASNSGFAHYRDASSSSLTTGSGSSLASSTGGLHMNVPMTLTPIPVMITGPDGSLRRESMQSAQTDLKQSIFYTHNEFLDGDPHVLNHYSHEELRNQEDYDRVLEDINATLRKNRAPSKEDRRIHREPSKCTLDSRKSESRDTIKRSSSRTTMDQIPVTSSLSKSPSRQHLDPRHTKFAESSEAYREPSPHPLTSSRSSLGENHKGPQKKTSFILGDVEHHVIDMEPMKEFPARNALEGDSSKTNHLPRHAVFYQEQV; this is translated from the exons ATGGATGGATCGACGTTAAAAACACTTTCACCGAGTTCCTCGGGATCCGGAAAGATCCACTTGGGCGAGGGAATGGCGTTATCCGGCCTACGGAGAGCGTTGTCTCAAGTGTCGATGCTGGTCGTTAAGGCGACCACGTCAGGGGAAGCTGCTTGGAGGGAAGAATTGCAGAAGTATGTCGCTTCTACTGCACGTTTTATTAC ATACCGGCAAACAAGATTCAGCTCGCGACGGATACGCAAAAGAGTGGTTTTCAAGCACGGCGATTGCAATGTCGTACAAGGAAATGTGGCCAAGAGACGGCGCCGTTACCTTCAG GATATTTTCACGACGCTGGTGGACGCACAATGGCGTTGGACTCTGTTGGTGTTCTCCATGAACTTCCTTCTGTCATGGCTCGGATTCGCCCTGATATGGTGGCTGATAGCGTACAGCCACGGCGACCTCGACCTAGAAAATCAAAACAATCCAAACATAACGTTCACACCGTGCATCAGGGAGATTCGTGGATTCACCAGCTCCTTCCTATTTTCCATCGAGACGCAGCACACGATCGG GTACGGGTCGAAACATCCAACAGACGAGTGTCCAGAGGCAGTGTTCGTGATATGCATCCAGTCAATGACAGGTGTGATCCTTCAGGCCTTCATGGTCGGCATAGTTTTCGCGAAACTGTCCCGGCCAAAGAAGAGAACGCAGACGTTGCTGTTTTCAAGGAACGCTGTGATCTGTCAGAGGGATGGACAACCCTGTTTGATGTTCCGTGTCGGTGACATGAGGAAGAGTCACATCATCGAGGCTCACGTCAGAGCCCAGATGATCAAAAGGAAG GTTACCAGAGAAGGAGAACTGCTGCCGTTCTTCCAAACAGAATTGAAAGTGGGCGGCGATGGCGAGGAGGACAAGATATTCTTTATTTGGCCAACGACGATCGTTCACAAGATCGACGAAAAGTCGCCTCTTTATCATATATCAGCCAGCGATATGCTCAGGGAACGATTCGAGATTATCGTCATGTTAGAAG GTGTCATCGAATCAACTGGCATGACCACTCAAGCCAGAAGCTCGTACCTGCCGTCTGAAATTTTATGGGGACACAGATTTGAACACATAATCACGTTCAAAAAGGAGACTGGGGAATACGAAGTGAACTATTCATTGTTCAACAATACGTACGAGGTTGACACGCCATTATGTTCAGCGGCTGATTTGGACAAACTTAGGACGATGCAACGATCGAAAGGAG GTATTTCAGAACGTGCGAGCAACAGCGGATTCGCTCATTATCGCGATGCGTCGAGCAGTTCTTTGACCACCGGATCCGGTTCCAGCCTAGCGTCGTCAACAGGCGGATTGCACATGAACGTGCCGATGACGCTCACTCCGATTCCAGTTATGATCACCGGCCCTGACGGTTCTCTTAGACGCGAGAGCATGCAAAGCGCGCAAACTGACTTGAAGCAGTCCATATTTTACACGCACAACGAG TTCCTGGACGGTGATCCGCACGTTTTAAATCATTATTCCCACGAGGAACTAAGAAACCAAGAGGATTATGATCGTGTATTGGAAGACATAAACGCGACCTTAAGGAAAAATCGGGCACCGAGTAAGGAAGACAGAAGAATACACAGAGAACCGTCCAAGTGTACCTTAGACTCTAGGAAGAGCGAGTCGAGAGACACGATAAAGAGATCCAGTTCTAGGACAACGATGGATCAAATTCCAGTTACCAGCTCCCTATCGAAGTCACCATCGCGACAGCATTTAGATCCCAG ACATACCAAGTTCGCGGAATCCTCGGAAGCGTATCGCGAACCTTCGCCTCATCCTCTCACCTCCTCGAGGTCCAGCCTGGGAGAGAATCACAAGGGCCCGCAGAAAAAAACCAGCTTCATCTTAGGCGACGTCGAACACCACGTAATAGATATGGAGCCTATGAAGGAGTTTCCCGCTCGTAACGCGTTGGAGGGCGATTCATCCAAAACGAATCATCTTCCTAGGCACGCTGTTTTCTATCAGGAACAAGTGTAG